From a single Zygotorulaspora mrakii chromosome 2, complete sequence genomic region:
- the MCM4 gene encoding MCM DNA helicase complex subunit MCM4 (similar to Saccharomyces cerevisiae CDC54 (YPR019W); ancestral locus Anc_8.122), with amino-acid sequence MPEQPSSPITGDFDSSSSPINAEDSQLPPVSSPVTGNFESTSSPNRNAQSSLPPEPSSPALFYNTSSSQPDTFGQSQSAGQRQGNRNVGAAIGSSPFNYPSSHQSSTGSEIHRRNDAARSGNTPRTAGISERWSDRAAPKSSSSYGGRPTGRSQARRNDIHASDLSTPRRIIDFDSRTGVPASSSSDIPSDAGEPLRIIWGTNVSIQECANSFRSFLMSFKYKSRKVFDEREQLIDESDEELYYIKQLNEMRELGTTNLNLDTKNLLAFKQTEELFHQLLNYPQEVISIMDQTIKDCMVSLVVDNNLEYDLDDIETKFYKVRPYNINSTKGMRELNPNDIDKLISVRGLVLRSTPIIPDMKVAFFKCNVCEHAMAVEIDRGVIQEPARCERVDCNEANSMSLVHNRCSFADKQVIKLQETPDSVPDGQTPHSVSLCVYDELVDSCRAGDRIEVTGTFRSIPIRANSRQRVLKSLYKTYIDVVHVKKVSDKRLGVDTSTVEQELLQNKINNSEVEEVRTITDKDATKIKEVAQRSDLYELLARSIAPSIYELEDVKKGILLQLFGGANKTFSKGGRYRGDINILLCGDPSTSKSQILQYVHKIAPRGVYTSGKGSSAVGLTAYITRDVDTKQLVLESGALVLSDGGVCCIDEFDKMSDSTRSVLHEVMEQQTISIAKAGIITTLNARASILASANPIGSRYNPNLPVTENIDLPPPLLSRFDLVYLVLDKVDENTDRELAQHLTNLYIEDKPDHVSVDDVLPVEFLTAYINYAKEIIKPVITERAKTELVRAYVGMRKIGDDSRSDEKRITATTRQLESMIRLSEAHAKMRLSSEVELVDVQEAVRLIRSAIKDYATDPKTGKIDMSLVQTGKSVIERKLQEDLAKEILNLLGDHSSDSMSLNELAKQINEHSQDRVDFSDISDALSRLQQEDKVIVLGEGVRRSVRLNRRM; translated from the coding sequence ATGCCAGAACAACCCAGCTCACCAATCACAGGAGATTTTGACTCCAGCTCTTCTCCAATTAATGCCGAGGATTCTCAACTTCCTCCGGTAAGTTCACCAGTGACTGGTAACTTTGAATCGACATCCTCACCGAATCGTAATGCACAGAGTTCCCTACCGCCAGAGCCAAGCTCTCCCGCATTATTCTATAACACTTCATCCTCACAGCCAGATACTTTTGGACAAAGTCAATCAGCGGGGCAAAGACAAGGCAATAGAAATGTTGGCGCTGCGATAGGTTCATCGCCTTTCAATTACCCATCTTCTCATCAATCCTCTACTGGCTCTGAAATACACAGGAGAAATGATGCTGCAAGGTCTGGAAATACACCTCGTACTGCTGGCATTTCAGAGAGGTGGAGCGATAGAGCTGCTCCCAAATCGTCGTCGTCATACGGTGGTCGGCCCACAGGTCGTTCGCAGGCGAGACGAAATGATATCCATGCATCAGATCTTTCAACACCGCGGCGAATAATTGATTTCGATTCACGGACAGGTGTGCCTGCctcctcatcttcagaCATTCCTTCTGATGCTGGCGAACCATTACGAATTATTTGGGGTACCAATGTTAGTATCCAAGAATGTGCTAATAGCTTTCgaagttttttgatgtcTTTTAAGTACAAATCTCGTAAAGTATTCGATGAAAGAGAGCAGTTAATCGATGAAAGCGACGAAGAGTTGTATTATATCAAACAGTTAAATGAGATGAGAGAACTAGGAACtacaaatttgaatctCGACACCAAAAACCTATTAGCGTTCAAGCAGACGGAAGAACTCTTTCATCAATTACTCAACTACCCCCAAGAAGTAATTTCGATCATGGATCAAACCATCAAAGATTGTATGGTGTCATTAGTTGTTGATAACAATTTAGAGTACGACTTAGATGACATTGAAACGAAATTTTATAAGGTTAGACCTTACAACATTAATTCGACAAAAGGGATGCGTGAATTAAATCCAAATGACATCGACAAACTTATAAGCGTACGAGGACTCGTCCTTAGATCAACTCCTATAATACCCGATATGAAAGTtgcttttttcaaatgcaatGTTTGTGAACATGCTATGGCGGTAGAAATTGATAGGGGTGTTATTCAAGAACCGGCAAGGTGTGAACGTGTAGATTGTAATGAAGCAAATTCTATGTCATTGGTGCATAACCGGTGTTCTTTCGCGGACAAACAAGTAATAAAGCTGCAAGAAACACCAGATTCCGTTCCGGATGGACAAACTCCACATTCCGTGTCACTTTGTGTTTATGATGAGCTGGTTGATTCCTGTCGTGCCGGTGACCGAATTGAGGTTACAGGTACATTCAGATCAATTCCTATAAGAGCGAATTCAAGGCAACGTGTTCTAAAATCGCTATACAAAACATATATTGACGTTGTTCACGtaaaaaaagtttcagATAAAAGGCTGGGTGTTGATACTTCGACGGTTGAACAGGagcttttgcaaaataaaATTAATAATAGTGAAGTCGAAGAAGTGAGAACCATTACAGATAAGGATGCcacaaaaatcaaagaagtaGCTCAGAGATCAGACCTCTATGAACTGCTAGCACGTTCGATTGCTCCAAGTATATATGAATTGGAGGATGTTAAAAAAGGTATTCTACTTCAACTTTTTGGAGGCGCAAATAAAACATTTTCGAAGGGTGGGCGTTATAGAGGTGATATTAACATCTTACTTTGTGGGGATCCTTCCACTTCAAAATCTCAGATTCTACAATACGTTCACAAAATTGCTCCTCGTGGTGTATACACGTCTGGTAAAGGTTCCTCTGCAGTTGGTCTAACCGCATACATTACACGAGATGTCGACACCAAACAACTTGTTCTAGAAAGTGGTGCCCTTGTTCTCTCCGATGGTGGTGTGTGCtgtattgatgaatttgataaaatgagTGATTCGACTCGATCCGTTTTGCATGAAGTCATGGAGCAACAAACAATATCTATAGCGAAAGCGGGAATTATTACAACTCTAAATGCTCGTGCCTCTATTTTAGCGAGTGCGAATCCCATTGGATCGCGATACAACCCCAATTTACCTGTCACAGAGAATATTGATTTACCACCACCCCTCCTTTCAAGATTCGATCTAGTTTATCTGGTTCTTGATaaagttgatgaaaatactGACAGAGAACTGGCACAGCATTTAACAAATCTATACATCGAAGACAAACCTGACCACGTCTCGGTCGATGATGTGCTTCCGGTGGAGTTTCTGACGGCCTACATCAATTACGCAAAAGAGATCATAAAGCCCGTCATCACGGAGAGGGCCAAAACGGAACTGGTAAGAGCATACGTTGGAATGCGTAAAATCGGTGATGACTCCAGATCAGACGAAAAGAGAATAACTGCTACTACTAGGCAACTAGAGAGTATGATTCGTTTATCCGAAGCACATGCAAAAATGAGACTTTCTTCTGAAGTAGAACTAGTGGACGTCCAGGAGGCTGTAAGATTAATTCGATCTGCGATAAAGGATTATGCAACTGATCCCAAAACCGGAAAAATCGATATGAGCTTGGTACAAACCGGGAAGTCTGTTATAGAAAGAAAGCTGCAGGAAGACCTGGCCAAAGAAATACTCAATTTGCTTGGGGACCACTCCTCAGATTCCATGAGCTTGAACGAGTTAGCAAAACAGATCAACGAACATTCGCAAGACCGGGTGGATTTTTCCGACATTTCTGATGCGTTATCAAGACTTCAGCAAGAAGATAAAGTCATTGTTTTAGGAGAAGGCGTCAGAAGATCCGTGAGACTGAATCGCCGAATGTAA
- the ROK1 gene encoding RNA-dependent ATPase ROK1 (similar to Saccharomyces cerevisiae ROK1 (YGL171W); ancestral locus Anc_8.124), whose product MDIFRVLARGANVRKNDKNVGKNVDFSMTNTAREDAATSDDHLTRELDFFHNKRIAKKVENSKERQDESNNSEHEEEEESYKFEQPRITNAEEAAALRKSYKGKITGEDVPLPIGSFEDLITRFSFDKRLLSNLLDNHFVEPTPIQCEGIPLALLERDILACAPTGSGKTLAFLIPLVQQIISEGKDQSGLRGLIISPTKELANQIFSECMKLAHRVYLDKKRPLQVALLSKSLSAKLRNKVVSEKKYDIIISTPLRLIDVVKNEALDLSQVKHIVFDEADKLFDKTFVEQTDDILNSCNNPKIRKSMFSATIPSNVEEIAESIMGDSVRVIIGHKEAANSDIEQNLIFCGNEEGKLIAIRQLVQEGQFKPPVIIFLESISRAKALYHELMYDGLNVDVIHAERTQIQRNKIIESFKSGELWCLICTDVLARGVDFKGVNLVINYDVPRTAQAYVHRIGRTGRGGRAGKAITLYSKLDSVAIKPIINVMKQSGCEVAEWMEKISKISKKEKEMIKKGKSVKERKDISTVPKLNKMKRKQRHDMIEASKKRRFQDGEKSQDGEEQTKQ is encoded by the coding sequence ATGGATATATTTAGAGTGCTTGCAAGAGGTGCAAATGTGCGGAAGAATGATAAGAATGTTGGCAAAAATGTTGATTTCAGTATGACAAATACTGCCAGGGAAGATGCAGCCACTAGTGACGATCATCTAACAAGGGagcttgatttttttcataacAAAAGAATTGCAAAAAAGGTGGAAAACTCTAAGGAGAGACAGGACGAAAGTAATAACAGTGAGcatgaagaagaggaagagagTTACAAATTTGAGCAGCCAAGAATTACCAATGCGGAGGAAGCTGCGGCATTACGAAAATCATATAAAGGTAAAATAACAGGAGAAGATGTTCCGTTACCCATAGGCTCTTTTGAAGACTTGATAACACGATTCTCTTTCGATAAACGTCTTTTGAGTAATCTATTGGATAATCATTTTGTTGAACCAACGCCGATCCAATGTGAGGGGATTCCACTCGCATTACTTGAAAGAGATATTTTAGCTTGTGCTCCGACCGGTTCTGGTAAAACTTTAGCATTTCTGATTCCTCTTGTGCAACAGATCATATCTGAAGGTAAGGATCAAAGTGGATTGCGTGGATTGATAATATCACCAACAAAGGAACTTGcaaatcaaatcttttctgAGTGTATGAAACTTGCTCACAGAGTCTATTTGGATAAGAAAAGACCGTTACAGGTCGCCCTACTATCGAAATCTTTGAGTGCAAAACTAAGGAATAAAGTTGTCAGTGAGAAGAAATATGATATAATAATATCCACACCTTTAAGATTGATTGATGTAGTAAAGAATGAAGCTTTAGATCTTTCCCAAGTGAAACACATCGtatttgatgaagctgATAAACTGTTTGATAAGACTTTTGTAGAACAGActgatgatattttgaattcatgTAATAATCCCAAAATTCGGAAATCGATGTTTTCAGCTACTATTCCTTCcaatgttgaagaaatcgcAGAGAGTATAATGGGAGATTCTGTTAGAGTAATTATTGGTCACAAGGAGGCCGCAAATTCAGATATTGAACAGAACCTTATATTCTGTGGTAATGAGGAGGGGAAGCTTATTGCCATTAGACAGCTGGTGCAAGAGGGCCAATTCAAGCCTCCTGTTATTATCTTCTTGGAATCAATATCAAGGGCGAAAGCTCTGTATCATGAATTGATGTACGATGGATTAAATGTGGATGTAATACACGCTGAAAGAAcacaaattcaaagaaataagATCATCGAAAGTTTCAAGAGCGGAGAATTATGGTGTTTGATTTGTACTGACGTCCTCGCCCGTGGTGTTGATTTCAAAGGTGTAAATTTGGTTATCAATTATGATGTGCCTAGAACCGCGCAAGCGTACGTTCACAGAATTGGTAGAACCGGTAGAGGAGGACGCGCTGGTAAAGCCATAACACTATATTCAAAACTGGATTCGGTAGCTATCAAACcaatcatcaatgtcatGAAGCAAAGTGGTTGTGAGGTCGCTGAATGgatggaaaaaatatcaaagataagcaaaaaggaaaaggaGATGATCAAGAAAGGTAAATCcgtcaaagaaagaaaagatataAGCACGGTTCCGAAACttaataaaatgaaaaggaagcAGAGACACGATATGATTGAGGCCTctaaaaagagaagatttcaagatgGTGAGAAGTCTCAAGATGGTGAAGAGCAAACCAAACAATAA
- the DSS4 gene encoding guanine nucleotide exchange factor DSS4 (similar to Saccharomyces cerevisiae DSS4 (YPR017C); ancestral locus Anc_8.119) has protein sequence MRKARCSFEDCNSAIIDVNVDDVILLPSSVLRDAKLMQLSKKPSETQQTNEFLLVNDVWDFDNIGVSKEVPEGFTNEENMREVQFEHGGSFWRMDKCLKYLICSDCDKGPIGFGCSLSNQAQRGAQNKVVYLLSLESVKYV, from the coding sequence ATGAGGAAAGCTCGGTGCTCGTTTGAAGACTGCAATTCAGCCATTATTGACGTGAATGTCGATGATGTGATACTTCTGCCGAGTTCGGTTTTGAGAGATGCTAAGTTGATGCAACTAAGTAAGAAACCATCCGAAACACAGCAAACAAATGAGTTTCTACTCGTGAACGATGTATGGGACTTTGATAACATTGGCGTCTCCAAGGAAGTTCCAGAGGGCTTCACTAACGAAGAGAACATGAGAGAAGTTCAATTCGAACACGGAGGAAGCTTTTGGCGCATGGATAAATGCCTGAAGTACTTGATATGTTCTGATTGCGACAAGGGGCCCATTGGTTTCGGCTGCAGCTTGAGTAACCAGGCCCAAAGAGGCGCGCAAAACAAAGTTGTCTATCTTCTAAGTCTAGAAAGTGTAAAATATGTATGA
- the SPO74 gene encoding Spo74p (similar to Saccharomyces cerevisiae SPO74 (YGL170C); ancestral locus Anc_8.120), giving the protein MQEIKVGELAAELDLLKLKCPQDKRSLTMGDEPSSHHLDISQSSLSMLGDEKEESEDAQDELARIKNDNYHLKLALGEQQDELLKLKRILEDNAFLENAHRFMPTKFEVEAPRTQRDPKYLVMAERDPKITVENSPSKKSISDSDFISSFSGSPYKGNRAPSLKTESSLASTRISKLREEKSIFHAAIVPFVQDIINSLKCSLVFKDEANDLQNRFIEYTESKLRKPEEIVQILNDVEFYCRQMVTLLNRELHFKEISQRLEFLFTIFLDPTEYGLCPQEHIDKLKDEIMDSLIKIFDYHQDSSNALLDSKYEALHMKGPQSHCSGIDHSKRLRHIEEGIDLCAETMQQVYGWRDTSLGIRSTAKRTQVSSRPTTKSDVEVLSHLSQFNNFGKDNHKQKENFGELEFIPIGYDENILQKAYK; this is encoded by the coding sequence ATGCAGGAGATCAAGGTGGGTGAACTTGCTGCTGAGCTTGATTTACTAAAGTTGAAGTGCCCACAGGATAAACGCTCTTTGACCATGGGGGACGAGCCCTCAAGTCATCACCTAGATATTTCACAATCTTCATTATCCATGCTAGGTGAcgagaaagaagagagtGAGGATGCTCAAGATGAGTTGGCCaggataaaaaatgataattatcatttgaaattggcTCTTGGAGAACAGCAGGACGAATTgctaaaattgaaaaggattCTGGAAGATAACGCTTTCCTTGAGAACGCACATAGATTTATGCCGacaaaatttgaagttgaagcaCCAAGGACGCAACGTGATCCCAAATACTTGGTAATGGCGGAACGAGACCCCAAAATCACGGTGGAAAACTCACCgtcaaaaaaatcgatttcTGATTCTGATTTCATTAGCAGCTTCTCAGGATCTCCCTATAAGGGCAATAGAGCaccatctttgaaaacagaAAGCTCTTTAGCGAGTACTAGGATTTCAAAACTGCGAGAGGAGAAAAGCATTTTTCATGCTGCCATAGTACCATTTGTTCAAGATATTATAAATTCACTGAAATGCAGCTtagttttcaaagatgaagcGAATGATCTACAGAATCGATTTATTGAGTATACTGAATCAAAGCTGAGAAAGCCGGAAGAAATTGTGCAGATTCTAAATGATGTAGAATTTTATTGCAGACAAATGGTAACTTTACTCAACAGGGAATTgcatttcaaagaaatttCACAGAGGTTGGAATTTTTGTTCACTATATTCCTAGACCCAACAGAGTATGGTTTATGCCCTCAAGAACATATCGATaagttgaaagatgagATCATGGATAGTCTCATTAAAATTTTCGATTACCATCAAGATTCATCTAATGCATTACTAGATTCAAAGTACGAGGCATTGCACATGAAGGGGCCGCAAAGCCACTGCTCAGGTATTGATCATTCTAAGAGACTCAGACATATTGAAGAGGGAATTGACCTCTGCGCGGAGACAATGCAGCAAGTATATGGCTGGAGAGACACTAGTCTAGGAATCAGAAGTACTGCAAAAAGGACTCAAGTTAGTTCTCGCCCCACTACAAAGAGTGACGTCGAGGTGCTCAGTCATCTTTCACAATTCAATAATTTTGGTAAAGATAATCATaagcaaaaagaaaactttggTGAACTGGAGTTTATACCAATTGGTTACGACGAAAACATCTTGCAAAAAGCATATAAGTAA
- the RLF2 gene encoding Rlf2p (similar to Saccharomyces cerevisiae RLF2 (YPR018W); ancestral locus Anc_8.121): MTTPSAVSGKRKEILAFFQGNRNKTPKDNTTEKPMGDDQSDVVVDLEASEDNITTTAEKCTTVEKEGNDNIKDDETSLRRSQERHLMNNTDTAKNGPSRAESNELKLGNDSALNSPASKDVKSALSKEKEEIKLQRNITRQRKEEEKRQREAQRQEEKRKREQQREEERRKREERKKQKELERLEVKRQKELEKRLKEEEKLKLDEVKRLKELSKEKSQLRIGNFFKKVNDSTKQLDVKSDFNKYFLPFYAKDGTILPKNSDGSKFDLAKSKSALDSILIKKEGKNENNDTLLEWLDSKKCKRGYKVKFTATELLKQMASKEKEESELLNLLFLIPQKYIKFYENVRPPYIGTYSKEIVLPVDNPFSTEGTGFNYEYDSDLEWVNEEGEEGEEGEIDNLESEEEDEDEDEEQDEASDGEFDGFLELEEKSADGPQGKKKKFFGPLIPTVCLRSEINKMDESDRRYFEEIKVTCLSDKQPFPIDPHIPFAKEQEATGIKRALPEGQSDKTSASSSPSVSPQKRAKTLISDTKSLLKLFDEVEGSTFSLGTVTEIAQKNLPQYSKQLIKNTVKEYAIRGTGPTRKWQIKDHKHWDDLRTITD; this comes from the coding sequence ATGACAACACCATCCGCTGTAAGTGGCAAAAGGAAGGAAATActtgcattttttcaagGCAACAGAAATAAAACACCAAAAGATAATACTACTGAAAAACCAATGGGCGATGATCAATCAGATGTGGTGGTAGATCTAGAAGCTTCGGAAGATAACATTACCACTACCGCTGAAAAATGTACAACGGTTGAGAAGGAGGGTAATGATAATataaaagatgatgaaacgAGTCTCAGGCGCAGTCAGGAAAGGCACCTAATGAACAACACCGATACCGCAAAGAACGGCCCTTCTCGAGCAGAATCTAATGAGTTAAAACTCGGAAACGATTCTGCCCTCAATTCACCTGCTTCAAAAGACGTCAAGTCAGCATTGAGCaaagagaaagaggaaattAAACTACAGAGAAACATCACAAGGCAAcgaaaagaggaagagaaaCGCCAACGTGAAGCTCAAAGGCAGGAAGAAAAACGTAAGCGTGAACAGCAAAGAGAAGAGGAGAGAAGAAAGCGTGAGGAGAGGAAGAAGCAAAAGGAACTGGAACGATTAGAGGTAAAAAGACAGaaagaacttgaaaaacGTCTAaaggaggaagaaaagCTAAAACTAGACGAAGTAAAGAGACTCAAAGAGCTaagcaaagaaaaatcacaGTTAAGAATTggtaattttttcaaaaaagtaAACGATTCTACCAAACAGCTTGATGTTAAGAGCgatttcaataaatatTTCCTGCCATTTTATGCTAAGGATGGAACCATATTGCCCAAAAATAGTGATGGATCTAAATTTGATCTTGCAAAAAGCAAATCTGCGTTGGACTCCATCCTGATTAAAAAGGAAGGtaagaatgaaaacaaCGACACTCTATTAGAATGGCTTgactcaaaaaaatgcaagcGCGGATACAAAGTCAAATTTACAGCGACCGAACTGCTGAAACAAATGGCCTCAAAGGAGAAAGAGGAATCTGAATTATTgaatttgctttttttaATTCCACAAAAGTATATCAAGTTTTATGAGAACGTTAGACCGCCATATATAGGGACATATTCGAAAGAGATAGTGCTTCCAGTAGATAACCCTTTTTCCACCGAGGGAACGGGTTTCAATTATGAGTACGATTCTGATTTGGAATGGGtaaatgaagaaggtgaAGAAGGCGAAGAGggtgaaattgataacTTGGAGAgtgaggaagaagatgaagacgaGGATGAAGAACAAGATGAAGCAAGCGATGGAGAGTTCGATGGATTCCTTGAACTAGAGGAAAAGTCAGCAGATGGTCCACAAGgtaagaagaaaaagttctTCGGCCCACTTATACCGACTGTCTGCTTAAGGTCTGAAATCAATAAAATGGATGAGAGCGACAGAAGATATTTcgaagaaatcaaagtaACATGCCTATCAGACAAGCAACCATTTCCTATCGACCCCCATATTCCTTTCGCAAAGGAGCAAGAAGCAACTGGGATAAAGAGAGCTTTGCCGGAAGGCCAAAGTGATAAGACATCAGCATCGAGTAGCCCATCTGTGTCTCCCCAGAAGAGAGCCAAAACACTGATATCCGATACAAAGAGCCTCctgaaactttttgatgagGTAGAAGGGAGCACCTTTTCTTTGGGGACGGTTACCGAGATAgcacaaaaaaatttaccACAGTACAGTAAGCAACTGATCAAGAATACCGTCAAAGAATACGCCATAAGAGGTACCGGGCCAACGAGAAAATGGCAAATAAAAGACCACAAGCATTGGGACGACCTCCGAACAATTACAGATTAG
- the NUP49 gene encoding FG-nucleoporin NUP49 (similar to Saccharomyces cerevisiae NUP49 (YGL172W); ancestral locus Anc_8.125), with protein sequence MFSFNKPASAGAATGTQSGGLFGQQTNANTMGTNQGGSLSGQNNAGGNLNSGGVSSFGGQPQNQSQGAGNVGGGLFGNTSGTGTGFSFGQQANKPSTGQPFGGLQTNSSNGGTGLFGSNTTNAAPGSGLFGSGSTNASSNNTGGLFGSKPQSSSLFGQSNQTAATGGGLFGSNNNASNSTVSGGTGGGLFGSNNSNMNKGIFGAKPVGGSSLFGNSTSNGGGLFGSQQQQQQQQQQQQQQQSALFAISQLPVTPMTKISDLPPQLRQEIEQLDQYIQRQVQISQHLKADTSEHKELIDSIPNDIAYLSKTESFGTQSLSQDMKNISSIKDITDQSITDSQTFSMILQQLLTPGSKISSMELDKFFHNKIQVYQNKLDEYFNVLSDIESAVNGIDTDVVGGYSEPNDLYNPTTSASESLDAYAVKTGLNALVSTVVEEFRLFMDTAERVAELHQKVKELAPSNRQG encoded by the coding sequence ATGTTTAGTTTCAATAAACCGGCTTCTGCAGGCGCTGCTACTGGCACTCAATCCGGTGGTTTATTTGGTCAGCAAACTAATGCGAATACCATGGGTACGAACCAAGGCGGATCTTTGTCCGGCCAAAACAATGCTGGCGGCAACCTAAACTCAGGGGGAGTGTCTTCATTTGGTGGTCAACCGCAGAACCAGAGCCAAGGGGCAGGCAACGTTGGGGGAGGGCTATTTGGGAATACCAGCGGTACTGGAACAGGTTTCTCCTTTGGTCAACAAGCAAACAAACCAAGCACAGGTCAGCCATTTGGTGGTTTACAAACGAACTCCAGTAATGGTGGAACGGGTCTGTTTGGATCAAATACTACGAACGCTGCTCCCGGGAGTGGGTTATTCGGCAGTGGTTCTACAAACGCGTCTTCCAATAATACGGGAGGATTGTTTGGTTCAAAGCCGCaatcttcttcattatttGGACAGAGCAACCAGACAGCAGCAACGGGTGGTGGATTGTTTGGATCAAATAATAATGCCAGTAATTCCACTGTGAGTGGTGGTACCGGTGGTGGTCTTTTTGGGAGCAACAATTCCAATATGAATAAGGGTATATTCGGTGCAAAACCTGTTGGAGGATCGTCACTTTTCGGTAATTCTACTTCAAATGGAGGCGGTCTTTTTGGTTcgcaacagcagcagcagcagcaacagcaacagcaacagcaacagcaaagTGCATTATTTGCCATCTCGCAGTTGCCTGTAACGCCTATGACAAAAATTTCTGACTTACCTCCACAGCTGCGCCAAGAAATCGAACAATTGGATCAATATATACAGAGACAAGTTCAGATCTCCCAACATTTGAAAGCAGACACTTCGGAACATAAGGAACTAATAGATTCAATCCCCAATGACATCGCATACCTTTCCAAGACAGAGTCATTTGGTACTCAATCTTTGTCCCAAGATATGAAGAACATTTCCTCTATAAAAGACATAACCGATCAAAGCATAACAGATTCACAGACATTTTCCATGATACTCCAGCAGCTGCTAACTCCAGGCAGCAAGATATCTTCAATGGAGCTCGATAAGTTCTTCCACAATAAAATCCAGGTCTACCAAAATAAACTTGATGAGTATTTCAACGTGCTATCGGATATCGAAAGCGCTGTTAACGGCATTGACACTGATGTTGTAGGCGGATACTCGGAGCCAAACGATCTGTACAATCCCACAACTTCGGCTTCCGAGTCTCTTGACGCATATGCAGTTAAAACTGGTTTAAATGCTTTGGTTTCTACTGTTGTCGAAGAATTCAGGCTATTTATGGATACAGCAGAAAGAGTAGCTGAACTGCATCAGAAAGTGAAGGAGCTTGCGCCCTCAAATAGACAAGGATAG
- the ATP20 gene encoding F1F0 ATP synthase subunit g (similar to Saccharomyces cerevisiae ATP20 (YPR020W); ancestral locus Anc_8.123), with protein MLGRVQSFTTGLITKTSALASKTVYYGKVGAELSKQVYLKEGLQPPSIADFKKVYSSLYSTALHYAVKPKEVLSIFKGIQRNDALKFGAYGIQLLGFYSVGEVIGRRKIVGYRNYSSH; from the coding sequence ATGTTGGGTAGAGTTCAATCGTTCACAACCGGGTTAATCACCAAGACTTCGGCTTTAGCTAGTAAAACTGTGTATTATGGCAAAGTTGGTGCTGAGTTGTCCAAGCAAGTCTATCTAAAGGAGGGATTACAGCCACCATCTATTGCTGATTTCAAGAAGGTTTACTCCAGTTTGTACAGCACAGCTTTGCACTATGCTGTGAAGCCGAAAGAAGTACTTTCAATCTTTAAAGGCATTCAAAGGAATGAtgctttgaaatttggcGCATATGGTATCCAACTACTTGGGTTTTACTCTGTTGGTGAAGTCATCGgtagaagaaaaattgttGGGTATAGAAACTACTCCTcccattga